In the genome of Phaeodactylum tricornutum CCAP 1055/1 chromosome 20, whole genome shotgun sequence, one region contains:
- a CDS encoding predicted protein has translation MSRRGWGTATTRLYYAWQEFWRDAARVAEAQAYVVSFGRTVLWPLLVTLTLTGAGVGCARWVYRTVVYPPSASELHAEGLRCLTGRSGLARAEALWRTARQRDPTYTPVVLSLAAYFLYRRNDPVEALRVLDEYSSSSGSGTGRISIGIDTDPDVATIRLDALAMQSGQTAMVQSLLAEHRYLSVASLGVSSSSS, from the coding sequence ATGAGCCGTCGGGGTTGGGGTACGGCAACGACGCGTCTGTACTATGCGTGGCAAGAATTCTGGCGTGACGCCGCCCGGGTCGCGGAGGCACAGGCGTACGTAGTCTCGTTCGGACGTACCGTACTGTGGCCTCTGTTGGTGACACTCACGTTGACCGGTGCGGGTGTCGGATGTGCCCGTTGGGTGTACCGTACGGTGGTGTATCCACCGAGTGCGTCGGAGTTGCACGCGGAAGGGTTGCGGTGTCTGACAGGGCGGTCCGGGCTGGCTCGTGCCGAAGCGCTGTGGCGGACGGCACGGCAACGCGATCCGACCTACACTCCGGTTGTCTTGTCGCTGGCGGCGTACTTTTTGTACCGGAGAAACGATCCGGTGGAGGCCTTGCGAGTGTTGGACGAGTacagtagtagtagtggtagtgGTACTGGTAGAATTAGTATTGGTATTGATACGGACCCCGACGTGGCCACCATTCGACTGGACGCCCTAGCCATGCAGTCGGGACAAACCGCCATGGTCCAGTCTTTACTGGCGGAACATCGGTATTTGAGCGTCGCGTCCTTGGGcgtctcttcttcgtcgtcgtga